One region of Microbacterium sufflavum genomic DNA includes:
- a CDS encoding SDR family oxidoreductase — protein MTRTYVVTGSASGIGAATTSLLRAQGHTVIGVDLAGAEVAGDLSTHDGRIAAAEAAIEAADGSIDAVIACAGIAAPIAKTMAINFFGVTEFLEALRPTLSLADTPRAAVVSSMASLQPVSAELVDAALAGDEARALEIGDRLAATPEGGFLNYSSSKRAVSRWVRRESVTPAWAGAGIPLNAVAPGTVITAMTAGLLGSPEGLAQVDAAVPMPLNYHQPASSIAELLVWLTSPANTHMAGQTIYCDGGADAVLRGDDIWSWNDAPQS, from the coding sequence ATGACCCGCACCTACGTCGTCACCGGCTCGGCATCCGGAATCGGAGCCGCCACCACCTCGCTGCTGCGCGCCCAGGGGCACACCGTCATCGGTGTGGACCTCGCCGGCGCCGAAGTGGCGGGCGACCTCTCCACGCACGACGGCCGCATCGCCGCCGCGGAAGCCGCGATCGAAGCCGCGGATGGCAGCATCGACGCCGTGATCGCGTGCGCCGGCATCGCCGCCCCCATCGCGAAGACCATGGCGATCAACTTCTTCGGCGTGACCGAGTTCCTGGAGGCCCTGCGCCCCACGCTCAGCCTGGCCGACACTCCGCGTGCGGCCGTGGTGTCGTCGATGGCGTCGCTGCAGCCGGTGTCCGCCGAGCTCGTCGACGCCGCCCTGGCTGGTGACGAGGCCCGCGCGCTGGAGATCGGCGACCGGCTCGCCGCGACCCCCGAGGGCGGGTTCCTCAACTACTCGTCGAGCAAGCGCGCGGTGTCGCGGTGGGTGCGCCGCGAGTCGGTGACGCCCGCGTGGGCCGGAGCCGGCATCCCCCTCAACGCCGTCGCCCCCGGCACCGTGATCACCGCCATGACCGCCGGTCTGCTCGGGTCGCCCGAGGGCCTGGCGCAGGTGGACGCCGCCGTGCCGATGCCGCTCAACTACCACCAGCCGGCGTCGTCCATCGCAGAACTGCTGGTGTGGCTGACCAGCCCGGCGAACACGCACATGGCCGGTCAGACGATCTACTGCGACGGCGGGGCCGACGCGGTGCTGCGCGGCGACGACATCTGGTCGTGGAACGACGCCCCGCAGAGCTGA
- a CDS encoding methyltransferase family protein has product MGELWRRMSPRSWGRLFFGAQALAGAAWWIAVFVWPGIRTATLGSLDAPLVALLDIPLFVLGSALAAAGLRAAVWSTTGWTTLVAAGMALYATVTGAAGWGALLMAAAALGSIGAAVLVLTGRVPSEWLLRGPFRFRLAATARPVAHLSRTAVQILVFSAVFLVALPAVIVVAEHRWGLHVPFPVAVRIAGAVLFALAFALSMWSAASMSVQGEGTPLPSAMPRRLVVAGPYRFVRNPMAVGGIAQGVAVGLMAGSWLVVLYALCGSLVWNALVRPLEEADLEARFGADFRAYRDRVACWIPRRPRITV; this is encoded by the coding sequence ATGGGGGAGTTGTGGCGCCGGATGTCGCCGCGCTCCTGGGGTCGACTGTTCTTCGGAGCGCAGGCCCTCGCCGGCGCCGCGTGGTGGATCGCGGTGTTCGTGTGGCCCGGCATCCGCACCGCGACCCTCGGCTCTCTCGACGCGCCGCTCGTCGCGCTGCTCGACATCCCGCTGTTCGTGCTCGGGTCGGCCCTCGCGGCGGCGGGACTGCGCGCCGCGGTGTGGTCGACCACCGGCTGGACGACCCTGGTCGCGGCCGGCATGGCGCTGTACGCCACCGTCACGGGCGCGGCCGGATGGGGCGCGCTGCTCATGGCGGCCGCGGCGCTGGGGTCGATCGGCGCCGCCGTGCTCGTGCTCACCGGCCGGGTTCCGTCCGAGTGGCTGCTGCGGGGGCCGTTCCGGTTCCGGCTCGCGGCGACCGCCCGGCCCGTGGCGCATCTGTCCCGCACGGCCGTGCAGATCCTCGTGTTCTCCGCCGTGTTCCTGGTGGCACTGCCCGCCGTGATCGTCGTCGCCGAGCATCGGTGGGGGCTGCACGTGCCGTTCCCCGTGGCCGTGCGCATCGCCGGTGCGGTGCTGTTCGCGCTCGCGTTCGCGCTGTCGATGTGGTCGGCGGCGTCCATGTCGGTGCAGGGCGAGGGCACACCCCTGCCCTCGGCGATGCCCCGGCGGCTGGTGGTCGCGGGGCCCTACCGCTTCGTGCGCAACCCGATGGCGGTCGGCGGCATCGCGCAGGGCGTGGCGGTCGGCCTGATGGCGGGCTCGTGGCTCGTGGTGCTGTACGCCCTGTGCGGGTCGCTGGTGTGGAACGCGCTCGTGCGACCACTGGAGGAAGCCGACCTTGAGGCGCGGTTCGGTGCCGACTTCCGCGCCTACCGCGACCGCGTGGCCTGCTGGATCCCGCGGCGTCCGCGCATCACCGTCTGA
- a CDS encoding MarR family winged helix-turn-helix transcriptional regulator: protein MANAQSIADIHVALVNVVSAWSESDVQAQVAESVGVALDPTAIRAVYLLGLHGGALGFGALAEHASMSRPTTSKLVARMAAQGVVDPIRTGRTVEVRLAPAGEQAYARLVDAGHRLVADALAGWDADEISAFRHQLTRFVFALAGTPSAPSIQEESS, encoded by the coding sequence ATGGCGAACGCCCAGAGCATCGCCGACATCCACGTCGCCCTCGTGAACGTGGTGTCGGCGTGGAGCGAGAGCGACGTGCAGGCCCAGGTGGCCGAGAGCGTCGGCGTCGCCCTCGACCCCACCGCCATCCGCGCGGTGTACCTGCTCGGGCTGCACGGGGGAGCGCTGGGGTTCGGTGCCCTCGCCGAGCACGCCTCGATGTCGCGCCCGACCACGTCGAAGCTCGTCGCCCGCATGGCCGCGCAGGGCGTGGTCGACCCGATCCGCACCGGCCGCACGGTCGAGGTGCGCCTCGCACCCGCCGGCGAGCAGGCCTACGCACGCCTGGTCGACGCCGGTCACCGCCTGGTGGCAGACGCCCTCGCCGGCTGGGACGCGGACGAGATCTCCGCGTTCCGGCACCAGCTCACGCGCTTCGTCTTCGCCCTCGCCGGCACGCCGTCGGCACCGTCCATCCAGGAGGAATCATCATGA